The following proteins are encoded in a genomic region of Pyrus communis chromosome 11, drPyrComm1.1, whole genome shotgun sequence:
- the LOC137709116 gene encoding F-box protein CPR1-like, whose product MGRFNLGFSFVTKHLSHAVLTCINNTRNFTLLISSTCIHSIVHVALADQESDAHVHVTGKEPDFLVRIPDIVLTRIVGSCNGLICLNVHCNIIIIWNPCTRQSKVLPKPLYSGFGSLFYGLGYDPTTDDYKVVQGSSKTTCGSKEVVIQVFSLKSDSWRKSADDDHINYFQ is encoded by the coding sequence ATGGGGCGCTTTAATCTCGGATTCTCATTTGTTACAAAGCACCTCAGCCACGCTGTACTCACATGCATCAACAACACCAGAAACTTCACCCTCCTTATCTCGTCCACGTGTATCCACTCCATTGTCCACGTCGCATTGGCGGATCAAGAGAGTGATGCTCATGTTCATGTCACAGGTAAAGAGCCTGATTTTCTAGTGAGGATCCCGGATATTGTTCTTACACGAATTGTGGGTTCCTGCAACGGCTTGATATGCCTAAATGTACACTGCAACATAATTATCATATGGAATCCTTGTACTAGGCAGTCCAAGGTATTACCAAAACCTCTTTATTCAGGTTTCGGTTCGCTCTTTTATGGATTGGGTTATGATCCCACCACGGATGATTACAAGGTAGTCCAAGGATCGTCTAAAACTACATGTGGTTCTAAAGAAGTCGTGATTCAAGTTTTCTCACTCAAATCTGATTCATGGAGGAAGAGTGCTGACGATGATCACATCAATTACTTTCAGTGA